The Apium graveolens cultivar Ventura chromosome 10, ASM990537v1, whole genome shotgun sequence nucleotide sequence acaaaattccttatgtgcatgttggggtcttcagttgccgctcctccaaaagaaacagaattctgcaccatctgaatagtgcccggcttgatttcaaaggtgttagcttgaatagccggatgaaggatgcttgactgaatgtcatcaatttttggccgagaaaaatccataagagctggatcagcttgaacaatacgatctcccatgtttactggttctttctgctcagttcctgaatccgaatcctcaaaatctaacttctccggaatatcaagaacttcgtctgtctcctcagctgtatctaaagtcctcttgcgagcacgagaacgagtttgcataaacgcttgctaaagtacctgaaacacaaccgaaaaaaataagtaactactacgtcctaatcactgagtcctaatgaccaatgatggtaagtgcataaactaaacaaatacgccgagtccccggcagcggcgccaaaaacttgttagggcgaaaacacgcgctaatattcacgcaagtatacgcgttcgcaagtaatatagaatactttctagttcgttccctcaaagactcagactaaattattgtctaattaaactcactcaccaatgtatgattacttctcaatgttaagataataatacttaaaattgttgattaaatattaactataattaactacttaattaaccacttaactaacacttcaatttatcaataataaaacactcatgagatcacaacttcattattacttccttttatagccattgttattacctttagcatgtgacagtgatgatattaatcgaataacacgaaactgataaaagccaactttcattgtactaataccattctaccaagcatccacaattaagatagaagttgaatagtcatcaattatgttgagttcctatatgtctacagaaattgacaacacaacgatttaagcacaagttattccttttttgattatatagggcaaataaaactgttagagttacccactaatcatgcacaacgtacatgaacctatgctagcatggcaagttctaaatctcaagatccaccgtcgcttcacaagagattaacaccctatcttatatgttcgcgacgcacataagacgaatacgcacaaccaatactagatatcaagcaatcatcacacactaaagtattaaacaactaactaaagaattccataataaatccgttgcaaccccatgatcacgattagcccataatagaacttatcgccatcatgggttcatatgaaatcatgataaacaaacacaagaaaataataactaaactaattatattaaaacagagtacgtcacaagagtaaataagtcaaagcaagaaaactagcatccaacgttacaacgaaacaagaatcacaagaaaatatgcttcctcttcgttgtggtgtgcttAAATCGgccttcttccttatctccttcgcttcttgcgtaaaacacaatctaaaacataatccccttaataatctctgtgaaaacgtctcaaatctacctatataatagtcccataaaactcagattacatagaagttggaagccaaacagaagtagaagtctaaaataatttatctttttccccgaccctgcgcggccgctcagcataactgcgcgggcgcgcaggttgctgcgcggccgctcagcattgctgcgcgggcgcgcaggcctctactggaaaaaattcaggtttgctccgtttcttcgccgtaatctgcccattcctttcctctcgcaatggtgaacacatgccaaggcttattcttgatgattcctcccccgaaatgcaactaataccctgaaatgcataaacactagaaaaacgcatcaaatacacaaaatacttgatttcaagacaccaatttaagccattttaagacgttctaagtggtataaaatgccacttatcataaACCTGGTGCGTAATTTCTTCAGCTCAAGGACTTTACTGGATGAGCTAAATGCTACGAATATTGTACTGATTCCAAAAAAATGTCCAGTGATAGTGGGAGACTTACGTCCAATCTCGTTGTGCAACGTGGTAGTTAAAATCATTTCCAAGGTCATTGCAAATCGCTTGAAAGGTACTCTCGATCAGGTGATTTCAGAAACTCAGAGTGCCTTTATGTCAGGGAGGTTAATTTCAGACAACGTGATGATTGCTTACGAGATTATGCACACTTTGAAAAGGAAGAGAAAAGGGAGAGATGCGTATATGGCCCTAAAACTCGACATGAGTAAGGCGTATGATCGTATTGAATTGAGTTATTTACGAACAGTTCTTACTAAGATGGGTTTTGATAGATGGTGGGTACATTTGATTATGCAACGTGTCAAGATGGTTTCTTATCGAATTGTTCATGCTCATAGAGAAATAGGCCCAATATGTCCAACCCGTGGCTTACGCCAAGGAGATGCTCTATCTCCGTATTTATTCATTCTATGTGCAGAGGGACTCTCGGCAATGCTTCACAATTTTGAAAGACAACATTTGATTAAGGGAGTCAAAGTCTGTAAACAAGCCTCTGCTATCAATCACATGTTGTTTGCTAACGACTCTTATCTATATTGCAAGGCTCAGGAAGAAGAAGCTCATCGAATGTTGGAAATTTTATCGAAATATGAACTGGCATCGGGTCAAATGGTAAATAAATCGAAGTCATCGATTTTCTTTAGTACAAACACGAGCATGGTAGTAAGACGGCAACTCTGTAATATTCTGCAGATGGAGGAAGCAGACGAAAATTGCTGATACCTGGGACTACCTAATATGATGCAAAAAAGTAAAGTAGCAACCCGGGCCTTTCTGAAAGATAAAGTGAAAAGATGTACTTTAAGTTGGGAGGGAAAAATAATTTTGCAGGGAGGAAACGAAATTTTCGTGAAATCAATTGTCCAAGCACTTCCAACCTATGCAATGAGTGTTTTCCTATTGCCGTTGGAAATTACTAAGGACTTTGAAAGGAGCATATCAAGGTTTTGGTGGAACTCGAAGAAGAATGATAGCAGAAGTATTTAACTGGATGAATTGGGAGCGTTTGAGCCTCATGataagataaaataataaatactactgATCCAGCTAAAATAATTATACTATTGAACGAGGGTAAacaaattaatataaattattcATCCATGATAAAAAATTTATTACACAATTGATCCAAACGaacacaaaattaaaatataaaatcaaaatataattttacCAACAAGAACAAAATCATAGATACTAATTATCTgggttaaaacaaaattatcttttTGTTCCGGagcaaaaaaaattaaaattaaactaaaaataattagttggaTTTAGTCAGAGTAACGGGCATAAGAACAAAATAAAATATTGTAAATCACTCACCCGTgataaatcaaatttataatatcatttttaaataacTCCTATAATTAATTGATTGAGTAATAATTTTTCTAAAATAGTATTTTTTTAATGTCCCAGATATAATAGAagacattatatttttttataggtGTATTAATTTAATTGTCAtgaaatcatatcatttaaaatttaaaataagcgcatttaataatcaattcaaaataattttttaaaaattatatataataccAAAAAAAGACACGTGCAATCCGTGCATTGTACGAGTTTTAACTAGTAATAAAAAACGTTAATTGGCATATAATAGAACATGTTATTACATGTgctttaatttttaaaaataaacaaTGTACTTTTCTATACTCCACTTAAACATGTGCTTTAATTTCTATAACCAACTTTTTTACTATTCTATTATACACTTAAACATGTGCTTTAATTTCTATAATTAACTTTTTTTACTTTCCTATGCTACACCAAAAGAGTCTTGCTAAGGAACTAGCGCAGAGAGTCGGACCGGTTTTTGGAGttgttaattttttttgtttaattCTGAAAATGACTCTTGGCACGGGGAGAAGCCACCATTTCGATTGCAGTGTCccttaaattttattttatccgATGAtgttaatataaatatttatatggTTGAATTTAAACTGTTTACAGATAATCTCGTGTAAACACCTTCTAACTTTACAACCCGGtctattttaatatttatatgttatattatttataattttaataaaaattattttaactaacacaatattaaaattatttaatataaaattatggacttgaaaattttaatttgaatGTGTATAATTCTAGTTAAAATTAAATAGCATAAAAATATATATGATTGATTTAATTTGAATAATTAGTCTTATTAACATGTTTATAGTATATATGTGAATAACAATATATATATTTGTTACCGGTAATCCGAACTTGAAACCTTATTtatatctttataaatataaataatattataaatggTTGTTACGACTTGAACTTGGAAACTTGAATAatgtataaataaatataattattagtTTTTATTGAAATTCGAAAAAACTTGTGTaatgtataaataataatataaatattggtTATTTAGTGTTTGGATGGTCCTTATAATCTGATCAAGAATATATGAGACAATCATGAAATAATCAAAGCAAACTAAAAAAATAGTACCAAATTATACCCCGATTGcaattattataatatagtataaatggtatagatttttttttatcgtatataacccgcagccgctaccatTCGGATGCgctgggtaaaccctacgggctcacgcaatagcatAATTATAAATTCGCCTCCCGTGGGGATAATTATCCCCTCTTTAAGTAACTGATTCAATTTTTACGGAGCCAATCCTTGCGGGTTAATGGTATAGATTCAATAAGGTAGTGTGACAAAAAGATATAATGAACACAATTTTAATTGCTAAAAATTTGTACTTTATAGTTTAGGGTAATGAAAAGATCAGATTTTAGTATTACAATTCCACCTATttcatatattttaattatttagaTACCCATATGTTCTATAATGAAATTGATTAAATtttgttttatcataatcaatttgTCAAAgttagatatattttatatactttttaaatatgactaaaattgaaaatAAAACTTCAACTTACGGTTCTTATTTTTTGAGTTAAAATTTAATTTGTTTGCTAATTTTGCTATGCATATAAAAAGCGATTTAAACTAAATTTGAATCAAACCACTTTAAACTGATTGATCCGgatgatttttaaacataacgGTATAACAAAAGGTATAACAATTTAGTTTTATATTCAGATTAGAAAATGGATAACTTCGATTTGGAACATCAACACGTCCAAAGCACACCCTCCATATATTATTTACATCTCAATTAAAtgttaaataataatatataaaagttATGTGTCAATTTCTTACAAATCAGTCTAGTGATAAATATGTTATAATAGTGCTAGAATAGTGTATGAACTTCTTATAAATAACATTATGAACGACTTTCTCTCAAAAAATATTCGAGCAAATTATCTTTTAGCATCTGGAAGGACAAGAACAACCATGAGACAGGCAGTAGTTAGCTAGTAAATTTTATTATTTGGTGTATATAAATGATAAATCCAATTACGATCCATTAAAAAATTATGTCATTTTTTGCGTGCGATTTCGGATTGTGCAATTTTCAAATCAAATTTCGTGtacatttaaataaaatattaaaaaaatttagttAAATATTACTAGTTGAGTTCGAAGTCGATAAGTTTTAACGagtttaaattttattaaatttaaaatattttttattttatttttgtgaaaATTATATATAACAGAACTtcataattatatttatataaattttaatattttttgagctatttatttatttaatatttaataaaaccAAATTATTAAGAGTTGGGAAGGGAATTGTCTTGATCATATAATAGCTAGGGGAATGGGGCTTAAATTCAATTTGAAATAGTTATCTCCACtttatacttttaatttttaaAGCATTCTAAGCCCACTTGTCCTTTATCTTTTCCCTCGTGGGCCTTTGTTTAAGTCAAGCACACCACTACCACGAATCGAATTTTACTCATGAAGGCGAGAAAATGTAGTATCTTCTTGTTTAACTTTTTCACTATAATAATATGCAACTTCAGTGCTAAACCTTTCCTTTTTAccttctttttttctttctatGTTTCAAATGATACAGTTATGTTACTCTCCCATGCATACATTTTATTTGTTTTTACAAGTTGTATATTAGGGTCGAACCACTTATTTGTTTTTACGAGTGGGATGTCAAAATTTAACCAATTATTCGCTTTTACGAGATTTTGTGAATCGATAGGATACAAGAATCGAACTACTTATTTGTTTTTACAAATTAGATACGGGAGTCTGGACCATTGGCCTAACTCGACAAAAATCTTTACTATATATATACGAAACTGTATTTCCAACACACGCAGTTAATGGTATAATCTGTACGGTGACAATCTGTCTGCAGCACCAACTATATAATTAATGTATAGTGTGTGTGAACTGTAAAGATGGTGGGCATATATTAGCTGACATGGAGAGCAAGATACGAGAGGTTGATCGTCATATATGTTATCAACCACTTATCTACACTATATTCTAATTATAATGGCTTACATCATTTGCATTGTAAGCATCCAATCACCAGTGAGCATGGGGCCGCCACACGTACTATCAGGATGCGAATCGCAAGTGGAAAACAGGAAATGAGCTATTATGGTAGTAGTATAAATAATGACAATGAATTTACAGGGTTGCACACAGCTCGTTAAAAGTAGAACAAAGATAAAggcaagaaaagaaaaaaagttgATTTGGAGAAAAAATGGAACATCTAGAGGAGGAGATGAGAAAGGGACCCTGGACTGAGAAGGAAGATATTCAGCTGGCTTTGTACGTGAATTTATACGGAGATCGTCGTTGGGATTTCATAGCCAAAGTTTCAGGTTTGAAGGTGGCGGGAGACAACTTATGGAGGTAGGCTTGTTTAGGCATGGTGTCCTGTTTTACGAAGAACATAAACTAACTATGTCTTCATTTGTTCTAGGTTTGAAAAGAACAGGTAAAAGTTGCAGGTTACGGTGGGTTAATTACCTTCATCCCGGTCTCAAACGTGGCAAGATGTCGTCTCAAGAAGAACGCCTTGTGCTTCAACTTCACTCCAAGTGGGGAAATAGGTATACTGGTGCTGAATCTAATATATGACCCGATTAAGGTTTTCTTTTAACACCTTGAGGTTTTGAGAGATTCGATTAATAGTTGGAACACACTTAAGTCCGTAATACATGTATGTCCAAGTGTTCGTTCAAATACAAACTAATTTAACCGACAAAGTGTAAGCGGATGAAATTTATTGATGAGACTAATGATTTGTCACGGCTTTGAGACTAGTACTGGTGACCTGGAGATGATTTGCAGAGTTTGTAACGAAACATGCCCATATCTACAAGaaaaaattgaaatatatatGGTTGATTATTGTGATTATTAATTCTTGATATTATGTGATAAGTATTATGTATTCCTGTAGATGGTCAAGAATTGCTAGGAAGTTACCTGGGAGAACTGACAATGAGATTAAGAATTACTGGAGAACTTATATGAGGAAAAAGAGTCAAGAGAAGAAGAGGACCAATTTCTCATCACCGTCTTCATCAGTTTCCTATAACTCTTCTTATTCCTCGTCTTCCACAGCCAGTTCAATGAAAATAAAAGACACGAATGAGAGGAACTTTTTTGATACTGGTGGAGTAGTAGCTGCAAAGGGACTTGCTGATGAAGAAGAGATTCAAAAGGGCGAGTATTCGATGGAGGAGATATGGAATGACCTTGTTTCATCGGACGATGATGAAATCAAACCAGTCTGTCCAACCTTGGCATCACCAGTCTGGGACTATTGTCAAGACTCTTTCTGGATTACTGATCAGGGGAAAGATACTAACATGTTTCTCCATACAAGCGAACCATTTTATTCCTTGTTTGGACAAGACGAAACATTTTTTGCAGCCTAATTAACCAGTTCTTTATTCATTCAAACCAATATACTTGGCCATCCTAGTGTCGAATAATAACATCAGTTCCATTGTATGTAGCCATGAGGTTAAGCTAACCCATGTGTGAGTTGTGTATTACTCCGTTGTCTTGTTTTGCTTGTTCAAGTACCCATTGTATTGAATAATTTTGAGCTCTCTTGGGAGACGTAAAAATTATCAAGTACCACTGTTGGTGCGGACGTTTTGTGTGATCTTTTAAAGTACTAGTAATTTTGTCATTCAAATTTTAAGTTGTGATTTCTTTGTTCGGTCTTCTCCTTGGTTGTGTTTCTGAATTTCATGCAAAAAGAGATAAGTTTGTAAGCAGAAAAGGGTACTACCTACGTCCCAAAATACTAGTCATTGACTTTTTACGCGTATTTTAAGGTGAATAAAAATGATAGTTTCacaaattatttttcaaattttctttttctgaataaaagtatatatattaaattttaattcaagaaaagaaaaattaGAAAAAAGTATGTGGAGGTATGATTTTTATATACCTTAAAATACGCGTAAAAAGTCAAAGGGACTTGTATTTTGGAACGGAGGGAGTATCTACTACGAAACTGGTTTAATCGGATGAAATTATAACATTTACATGCATAGTCTGATTATAATATTTATACTTTTATTAtttcataaaaataaattataaaagaaaaaaattaaatattaatgagattaatgaagttaaaatatttacatattatttCATATGAATTATATTATTAAAGGATTCAAGatttagatagttaaaatttaaaaaattcctTATATTCCAATAGGTCGCTTCGTTGCCTATAGCCTGGAATAGTACTGGTGTAAGGGGATGATTTGATATTTTATTTCCTAAtgttgtttttttaattttttaactattttttaatattataatatgaattattaaaattaatttttgaaatgttTGGTTTTCTATAAAAGAAGTAAAAAAGAAGTTGTGTGAAATTAGAAATTAAGttagataataatttatagagtttgtagttatatcaGATACATTAAATATACAtgataataataatttatattatatttgtttaaactttgttttggaaggtgttaacataATTTTAGGAAGGTATTAACTAAGTGACCAAACTaaaccatgtttcgcttataataatataatatagattTCTAAAACTAAGGAAAAGATAAGACAAGTTCTTTTTGTCGTAGATAAAGGGGGCGTGCCCTTGAAATAATGAAAATGGGAAAAACCTTAAGATTTGAAGGCGCGCCCAGATAATGCTTTAGCAGGGAAAAGAGTCCTCAGATTGATAAGAAGGAAATGagtttgtttgttgattgatgcCTTGATTCTTCAAGGCGCACCCTCAAGATACAAGAAGACACGCTATACTGTTATGTGAAGGaatttttgaatgattttttgAGCTGGCCCATAATTCATGGAGGTGTTAGTGCGCGCCCTTAATAAAAGAAGTGGCTTGAGAATGAACTTCAATATGTTACTTGTACGAGTTCTTTGGATGCATCAAGGAGAAATGAGATTAATATTACTAACGTATTTgctgcaggtactctattgaagaactcatTCCTGTAATGAAACGACAGGAAGGCAATGttcgtggtcagagacctccaggtTTCCTGAAAGAGATATATCccaagtccaatcatgtatgaggatttaggaataaattttatgtaatatgttttgatttcattgatattaataaaagacttattttgtttttattacgggctctatctattttaactgtttgaataagatataccacagtttagagtaaagttttttatggattgtgatgacatcataataatgagacctaaaagatgataactctaaacttaaatagt carries:
- the LOC141693861 gene encoding transcription factor MYB59-like; its protein translation is MEHLEEEMRKGPWTEKEDIQLALYVNLYGDRRWDFIAKVSGLKRTGKSCRLRWVNYLHPGLKRGKMSSQEERLVLQLHSKWGNRWSRIARKLPGRTDNEIKNYWRTYMRKKSQEKKRTNFSSPSSSVSYNSSYSSSSTASSMKIKDTNERNFFDTGGVVAAKGLADEEEIQKGEYSMEEIWNDLVSSDDDEIKPVCPTLASPVWDYCQDSFWITDQGKDTNMFLHTSEPFYSLFGQDETFFAA